GACCTGCGATTTTTCTAGGTCAATTCGCCGGAGATACGGCACCGTTCAATTCTTGGGACGGAATCACCAAATGGGCGGCAGACAAGGGCTATGTGGGCGTTCAGGTTCCGAGCTGGGCGGGTCAGTTGATCGATCTCAGGAAGGCGTCCGAGTCCAAGGATTACTGTGATGAATTCGCGGGTGTCGCGCGAAACAATGGGATCGAGGTCACGGAGCTTTCCACCCACCTCCAGGGACAACTGGTCGCCGTGCATCCAGCTTATGATGAAGCCTTCGACGGATTTGCAGCACCGGAGGTTCGCGGGAACCCCAAGGCGAGGCAGGAATGGGCGGTGGAGCAGGTCAGGATGGCCTTGAAAGCCTCGCGCCACCTCGGCCTCAAGGCGCATGCGACCTTTTCCGGAGCGCTGGCGTGGCCGTTCATCTACCCTTGGCCGCAGCGTCCCGCCGGTCTTGTCGAAACGGCTTTCGATGAGCTTGCGCGCCGCTGGAAGCCCATTCTCGATTTCGCCGATGAGCAGGGCGTGGATGTCTGCTACGAAATCCATCCCGGCGAGGACCTGCATGACGGCGTGACCTTCGAGATGTTTCTGGAGCGCCTCGGCAATCATGCGCGCGCCAACATGCTCTACGACCCGTCGCACTATGTATTGCAGTGCCTCGACTATCTCGACAACATCGACATCTACAAAGACCGGATCAAGATGTTCCACGTCAAGGACGCGGAGTTCAATCCGACCGGACGCCAGGGCGTTTACGGCGGTTATCAGGGCTGGGTCGAACGGGCCGGTCGCTTCCGCTCTCTTGGCGATGGACAGGTGGATTTCGGCGCGGTCTTCTCAAAACTCACCGCCAATGACTTCGATGGCTGGGCAGTCGTCGAGTGGGAGTGCGCGCTCAAGAACTCTGAAGATGGTGCGCGTGAAGGCGCCGAATTCGTCAAGGCCCATATCATCAAGGTCACGGAAAAGGCATTCGATGACTTCGCTTCGGGTGGAACGGACGACGCGGCAAACCGACGGATGCTGGGTCTTTAAGGCAAGCCGGGCAAGGAGAGAACTTCATGACTATCGAAGCGAGTAAATCCGACTCAGTGTCTGCCAAAATCCGTCTCGGCATGGTGGGTGGCGGGCAGGGCGCGTTCATCGGTGCAGTGCATCGCATGGCTGCACGGCTGGACGACCACTATGACCTTGTGGCGGGAGCATTGTCTTCCACGCCGGACAAATCGAAAGCCTCAGGCGTTGCTCTGGGGCTTGATCCCGATCGCTGCTACGGTTCGTTTGCAGAGATGGCCGAAAAGGAAGCGGCCAGATCGGACGGGATCGAAGCGGTCTCCATCGTCACGCCCAACCATGTGCATTTCGCCGCCGCCAAGGCTTTTCTGGAGCGGGGCATCCATGTCATTTGCGACAAGCCGCTCACATCCAATCTGGATGATGCCCGGAAACTGAAAGAGGTCGCGGACAACTCGAAGGCCCTGTTCATCCTGACGCATAACTACACCGGCTATCCCATGGTGCGCCATGCACGCGAACTGGTGCAAACGGGTGCACTTGGTGATCTGAGGCTCGTCCAGATGGAATATCCGCAGGACTGGCTGGCAGAACCGGTTGAGCAGACTGGTGCGAAACAGGCGGTCTGGCGCACGGATCCGGCGCAATCCGGCGTCGGCGGCTCGACCGGCGATATCGGCACGCATGCGTACAATCTCGGTTCTTTCATTTCAGGCCTCGAACTGGAGGAGCTGGCCGCCGATGTGCACACCTTTGTTGAAGGACGGCGGCTGGATGACAATGCGCATGTGATGATGCGCTTCAAGGCCAAGGGGGCTGAAATGCCCGCAAAAGGGCTTCTGTGGTGCAGCCAGGTCGCGACAGGCAATGAGAACGGCCTGAAGGTCCGCATCTACGGCACGAAGGCTGGCATCGAATGGACGCAAGCCGATCCAAACTATCTGTGGTTCACGAAACTCGGCGAGCCGAAGCAGTTGATTACCCGTGGTGGTGCGGGGGCCGGTTCCGCAGCTTCACGGGTGACCCGTATTCCGAGCGGCCACCCGGAAGGCTATCTGGAAGCCTTCGCCACAATCTATTCGGAAGCGGCGGCTGCAATCCAGGCGGCGCGATCTGGCGCAACGGTTGATCCCGCCGTGGTTTATCCAACCGTCGATGATGGAGTGAAGGGCGTGGCCTTTGTTACGGCCTGCATCGAAAGCTCCAGGAAGAATGGAGCCTGGGTGAAGGTGTAGAACCGGGCTGGATCTTCCCGTTTACCATTCTGATGAAGATCTTGGGCCCTGGCACAAGATCTTCACGCCTTTCTGCCCATGGTCTACACAGACAGTGACAATATTTGAGTAGGCCATCTGCCCGAAACTGAGGACAAGCTCATGATCGATCCGAAAATCCTTGCCGACCGTTTTCCGGGCGATTTTCTGTTTGGTGTCGCCACTGCTGCCTTCCAGATTGAAGGCGCGACAAAGGCGGATGGGCGCAAGGCCTCGATCTGGGATGCGTTTTCCAACATGCCGGGCCGCGTCTACCAGCGGCATAACGGCGATGTTGCCTGCGATCATTACAACCGGCTTGAGGAAGATCTCGATCTCATCAAGGAGATGGGCGTCTTGGGCTACCGGTTCTCCATTGCCTGGCCGCGGATCATTCCCGATGGCGTCGGGCGCATCAACGAGAAGGGTCTCGATTTCTACGACCGCCTGGTCGATGGCTGCAAGGCGCGCGGCATCAAGACCTTCGCGACGCTCTATCATTGGGATTTGCCGTTGGCCCTGATGGGCGATGGGGGCTGGACGGCACGCTCTACAGCCCACGCGTTCCAACGCTATGCCAAGGTTGTCATGGCGCGGCTAGGCGACCGGCTCGATGCGGTGGCGACGTTCAACGAGCCTTGGTGCTCCGTCTGGCTCAGCCACCTTTATGGCGTTCATGCACCCGGCGAACGCAATATGGATGCAGCCCTTCATGCCCTGCATTACACGAACCTGGCGCATGGGCTGGCGGTGGAATCCATCCGCCATGTGTCTCCGAATGTGCCTCTGGGTCTGGTCCTGAACGCCCATGCGGTTGTTGCGGACTCCGAGAGCAAAGCAGATGGCCAAGCAGCAGAGCGCGCCTTCCAGTTTCACAATGGCGTCTTTTTCGATCCTGTATTCAAGGGCGAGTATCCAGCCGATTTCATGCAGGCGCTGGGTCACCGCATGCCGGTGATCGAAGAGGGGGATCTGGCGATCATCAGCCAGAAAGTCGACTGGTGGGGCCTGAACTACTACACACCCATGCGTGTGTCGGACGATCCGGCAGAGGGTGCGGAGTTCCCGGCGACGAAACCCGCTCCTTTTGTCAACGAGGCCAAGACGGATATCGGCTGGGAGATCTATCCGTCAGCCATGGCAGACATGGTCACCCAGCTTTATCAGCGGTATGATCTGCCGGAGATGTACATCACCGAAAACGGTGCCTGCGACAACACGGATGTGGTTGATGGCGCAATCGATGACGAGATGCGCCTCGATTACTATAGCGAACATCTCGCCGTGGCTGCTGATCTCATTGAGGACGGCATCCCGCTTCGTGGTTACTTCGCCTGGAGCCTGATGGACAATTTCGAATGGGCGGAGGGCTATCGCATGCGCTTCGGTCTGGTTCATGTCGATTATGACACCCAAGTTCGCACGATCAAAAAGAGCGGAGAATGGTATCGGATATTGGCCGATCACTTTCCGAGAGGAAATCATATTAAATCTGATATGTAATTATGTTTAATTTACTTAACCAGTTTATGGAATCATCCTGATATAACAGGAGGTTTATTTATGTCGGCTCAATGTGCAGGCTGCCGCGACGGCCAAGGACTGGACTTTGATATTTCCATGGCTTTTCAGCCGATCGTCAACATACGCACTGGACAGCCCTTCGCCTTCGAAGCTCTGGTTCGAGGTGTCGACGGCTCCGGGGCTGGCAGTGTTCTCTCACGCGTCGACGATAAGACCCGTTATGCCTTCGACCAGAAATGCCGGGTAACCGCCATTCAACTGGCAGCCAAGCTTTATGACCCGCGTTCGTCGGAGATGCTGTCGATCAACTTCATGCCCAACGCGGTGTATGAACCTCGCGCCTGTATCCGCATGACACTGGAGACCGCAGAACAGTGCCAGTTCCCGCTGGAGCGGATCATTTTCGAATTCTGCGAGAACGAGCGGGTTGACCCGGATCATCTTCTCAAGATCCTGAAGGCCTATCGCAGCATGGGTTTCAAGACGGCGATCGATGACTTCGGTGCCGGCTATTCCGGGCTCAATCTTCTGGCGCAGTTCCAGCCTGATCTCGTGAAGCTTGATATGGAACTGATCCGCAATATCGATACAGATCAGGCCAAACGCAAAGTCGTGCGTCATACGCTGGCCATGCTGACCGATCTCGGTATCGAACCGATTTGCGAGGGCGTGGAAACGGCAGGGGAACTCGAGGTCCTTCAGGATCTTGGTGTAACATTGATCCAGGGATATGTGCTCGCCAAACCTTCGTTCGAACGATTTGATCGAGGATTCAACCTCGCAGCCTAAGCCCCGCCTTTCGAAGGCTGTCACCCGTTCATTTTGCTTCAGCAACACCCAGAATGGGCCAGGTTGGCCCATTTTATAGGTCGCGCTATCGAGATGTCAGCGACCTCAATAATTTCCGCCTGATCCCGCGATGAACTTTAACCAAAATCGAACGCTTACCGTTCAAAGTCGCCGGGTGTATCAGGGCGTGTAAATGCGGTTTGTCTCATCCCAGTTCAAGCAATCCGCAGCGAAGGTCGATCGGCGATCGGCGGTTCGCTCGATGCTGCTTATCTTCGGCGCCGTGATGATCTGCGTTTCCTCCATGGTCTTCACAGCCCTGGACCGTGTTGCCCATTACGCCAACCAGCTTGATGAGGATCGTTCGCGCGAGGCGGTGACCGGCGCTGTTCGCACCTTCCGGGATCAGCTTGCTGCGACCTTGCACGATTATGCTGCTTGGGATGATGCCGTGCAGTTTGCTTACATCCAGCCGGATCTGGATTGGCTCAAGCGCAACTTCGGTGACATGAGCTTCAACAGCGAGCTCTTCGATGCGGCAATCATTCTTGATCATCAGGGTAATGCGCTGACGGCCCATGCCAATGGCGATGACATCCAGCCGGAACTCGACACATACATGACAGTGGACGTGCGCACGCTGTTCGACAGGGTAAGGTCAACGCGCCAGGAGGACTATCCTGAAGCAACTGGCTTTGCCCGGACCAAGACCGGCATTGCGGCGATGGCTGTAGGCCTGATTCGCAAGAAATCCGGAGAACGTGTCGGTCTGCTGGAAGAGAGCCGCTATATCGTTTTCCTGCGCCACCTGACAGATACGACGGTGACGCGCCTTTCGCAGGCCTATGTGCTTCCCGGTCTTGCGCTGGAACGTGGAAACGACCGGAGTTCCCATCGCGTCGAGCTGTTCAACCCGCAAGGCGAGCAACTCGCCGCATTATCCTGGGTTCCGCGCTATCCCGGCGATACGAGCCTTGCACAGGTCCGACCGCTCGTATGGTGCGCCGTCCTGATGATTGCCATCTACATGGCTCTTCTTTTTGTGAGCGGTAGCCAGGCACTGAAGAGGATGAGTGCTGACGAGGCCGCGGCTGTTCGGCTTTCTCTTACGGATCGCCTTAGCGGCCTTGCCAATCGTGCCGGACTTTTCAGCGATCTGCAGCAGCTTGTGGTCCATGCCCAGCATGAAAACCATGATGTCGCGCTTCTCTATCTCGATCTCGACGGTTTCAAGGAAGTCAACGATGCCTATGGACACGCAACCGGTGATCTTCTGATCAGGTGCGTTTCTGCCGGCCTCAAAGTGCTTTGCCAGGAAGGAACGGTTCTGGCCCGTGTCGGTGGCGATGAGTTTGCCATGGCTTTTTCAGGCTTTGACGTTCACAAGAAGGCTTCGGAGCTTTCAGAGCGAATTCTTGAGTTTCTCAGCGAGCCGTTGGTTATTGGCGAGCGTGTCGCCGTCATCGGATGCAGCATCGGGCTCTCCGTGTCCCGAAAGGGTCTCGTGGCCAGCGAGGAACTCATTCGTCGGGCAGATATGGCCATGTATCGCTCGAAGGAAGACGGCCGCGGTCGCTGGACGCTCTATGATCCGTCGATGGACGATGAGCGCGAAATGCGCAATCAGCTGGAACTTGACCTGCGTGCGGCAATCGAACGGCAGGAAATCGGCGTTGCCTATCAGCCCGTTGTGCGGTCCAACAATGGCCGGATCGCTGGTGTGGAGGCGTTGGCCCGCTGGACACGCGAAGGGCATGGACCCATTTCTCCGGATGTCTTCATTCCGATTGCAGAAAGCACAGGGCTTATTGATCTGCTGGGCATGTGCGTTCTGAGATCGGCCTGTTTCGAACTGCGCCAGTGGCCGGAACTCACGCTTTCGGTCAACGTATCACCCGGCCAGTTCCGCGATCCTGCCTTTGTCGGCCGGGTGGAAGAGATCCTGCAGGAGGCGGACATCGAACCGAGACGCCTTACTCTGGAGCTGACTGAAACCTATTTCATCCAGAACCCGGCCCGTGCCCGCCAGACGCTTGAAATGTTGCGCGGCATGGGTATTCGCGTGGCGTTGGACGATTTCGGCGCAGGCTTTTCGAGCGTGGGTTATCTTCGCCAGTTCGGGTTCGACCGGGTCAAGATCGACAAGACACTCGTTCAGGACATTACCGAAAACCAGCGCTCTGCCGAACTGCTTCATGCAACGGTCGCGCTGGCACGCGCGCTGGATATGCCCGTGACGGCAGAGGGCGTGGAGACGGGCGCGCAGGCGGATGCGCTCAGGCTGGCGGGTTGCGAACTGTTGCAGGGCTATCTGTTCGGCAGACCGAGCCCGGCAGAGGAGATCACGCGCCTCGTCCGCCAGACCTATGATTCTCCACCCAGACTGCGGGCGGCCGAATAGGCTTCGGTTGTATTCGTTCGTTCAGCTTCCGAGATGTTTTTCGCCGCGCTTTTTGGCCAGTGCGATCTGCTTCTGCCGTTGACGATAGCGGTCGCGATCGGCTTCCGTGCGCGTATCGTAGCAGTTCGGGCAGCAGACGCCTTCCTCGAACAGCGGTGAGGCGCGGTGCTCGGGCGTCAGTGGCTCGCGGCAGGCGTGGCACAGCTTGTGATCGCCCTCCTTCAGGCCGTGCGTCACGGAGACCCGTTCATCGAAGACGAAGCAGGCGCCTTCCCAAAGGCTTTCTTCTTCCGGCACTTCCTCGAGATATTTCAGAATGCCGCCTTTGAGGTGATAAACCTCATCGAAGCCTTGCTCCTTCATGAAGGCCGTTGCCTTCTCGCAGCGAATGCCGCCGGTGCAATACATGGCGATCTTCGGCTTGTTATGCAGGCCGGAATTGTTGCGAACCCAATCGGGAAACTCGCGGAAGGTCTTTGTCTGCGGATCGACCGCACCCTTAAAGATGCCGATCGCCGTTTCATAGTCGTTGCGTGTATCGATCAGGATCGTCTCCGGATCGGAGATGAGCGCATTCCAGTCTTTCGGATCGACGTAGGTTCCAACGATCCGGTTGGGGTCGATGTCCTCGACCCCCATCGTCACGATTTCCTTCTTCAACCGCACCTTCATGCGCAGGAACGGCATCTTGGATGCGCGGCTTTCCTTGTGCTCCAGATGTGCGAATTCCGGGCGGGCGCGGATGAAGGAGAGTACGCTTGCAATGGCTGCATCGGTTCCGGCAATGGTGCCGTTGATGCCTTCGCGCGCCAGCAGCAGAGTGCCTTTCACGCCGGTTTCATCACACAGGGTCTGCAGCGGCTCGCGGAAATCCGCGAAGCCTTCGAAGCGGGCGAAATGATAGAGCGCTGCAACGAGGAACGAGCCCGGTTCCGCGCCTGCGGAGGTGTTGGTGATGTCGGTCATGACTGGCGAAATAATCCCTTGGAGCCCGCAAATCAACGGAATTCCGAGGTTCAGCCTTACTTTGACTTTCATCAAGCCCTGACGCGTCGACGAAAATGGCCCTCAAAATGGGCCCCCACAATGGCCCTCAAGGGGAGGGCCATTGGTTTCGGGTCTTTTGATCAGGCTGCGTAGCGGTTTCTCGCGGCTGCGCCGGGGCTTTCCAGGCTGAACTGCACGACGAGGTCCCTGAGGCGTGCCGCCTCATGGGCAAGCGCGGTGGACGCGGCGCTCGTTTCCTCGACCATGGCCGCATTCTGCTGCGTGCTCTGGTCCATGTGGTTGACGGCGGTGTTGATCTCCGCCAGTCCGGTCGACTGTTCGCGCGCCGAAATGGCGATGGCGCCGACATGGTCGTTGATGGAAACGATCAGCTGCCCAATGCTTGAGAGTGCTGCACCCGTGTCGGAAACGAGCCGCACGCCAGCCTCTACCTCATTTGTCGAGTTCTGGATGAGAACCTTGATTTCGCGTGCGGCATTGGCCGAACGCTGGGCAAGTTCGCGTACTTCCTGTGCGACCACTGCAAAGCCCTTTCCGGCTTCGCCAGCGCGGGCCGCTTCCACACCGGCGTTCAGAGCCAACAGGTTGGTCTGGAAGGCGATGTCGTCAATCACGCCAATGATGTTCGAGATCTGCGTTGCAGAGGATTCAATCCGGCTCATGGCTTCAACAGCCTGCGCGACGACTGCGCCAGAGCGCATGGCGTTCTGGTTAGCTTCGGTCGCTACGCGACGGGCATCTTCCGTGCGATGCAGGGAAGAGGACAGGTTGGCGGTGATTTCATCCAGCGCCGCTGCTGTCTCTTCAAGCGATGCTGCCTGCTGTTCGGTCCGGCGCGAAAGATCGTTGGTGTTCGATGCGATGTTTTGCGTGCCGGCATCGATGTTCATGGCCGATGACACCACGACCGAGAGCGTCTGTCTCAGTTGGGCGACTGCCTGATTGAAGTTCGTACGCAGTTCTTCGTATTCCTGCGTGAACCGCTCTTCAATCTGGACGGTCAGGTCGCCGTGGGAAAGAGCGCTCAGGCCACGCGCGAGAGCCTGATTGGCCTGAGCCATGGATTGCATGCGCTGCTTCTCCGCCTCGGCTTTCAGGCGGCGATCCTCTTCGGCCTGCGAGCGGTTCTGTTCTGCGTCCTCCTGCAACTGTGTCGCCTGCTGGACGCTTTGCTTGAAATACTGAACCGCGCGGGACATTTCGCCGATTTCGTCGGCGCGGTCCTGATTGGGAACCTCTGTCTGCAGCGCGCCGGAGGACAGCTTTTTCATGACTGTCGAAAGTGCCAGCAGCGGATCGGTGATGCCCCGAAGCAGGAAGAGAAGTGCGATGGCAGAGCCGAGCAGGGTCAGGCCTGCAATGGCAGCCTGCCCCAGCAGCGAGGCCCAGATGCCCTGCATGACGGCGGTCGAATCGAAGGCCAGCACCATCTTGCCGATGGTCATTTCCTTGCCTTCTTCCGTATGCTTCAGCGCGATGACGGAAAAGTTGAGGGGTGAGTCCTCTGTGATGGCGCCTGGCTTGGCCGCATGGCTCGCGGCGGCTGCCACGGCTGCATTTTCTCCCGAAGAGAAGAAGGTTTTGCCGGTCTCGTCCATCACCACGGCGGCGCGGAAATCAGCATCCGTCGTGGCCGGGTCGAAGGTTTCCTTCGCGAGACCCTTGTCGAACTGCCACAGGGCGGTGGATGCGCCGGCTGTTGTCATGGAGGCTGTGAGGTTGACCTTGCGATCGAACATTTCCCGCTGTGCCTCGGCCTGCGACCAGACCGAGTAACCGCTGAGCGCGATGGAGCCGATGGCAATGAGCGCCAGAGAGGGCAGCATGACCTGCATGCGAACGGACTTGCTTTTGAACATGCGTCTAATTCCTGAGATGTATGAAAGACGGAAGATGCCTGCAGCCCGGGATCAGGGCTTGAACCAGTAGCGCTCGTCCATGGCGAGGATGTCTTCCGGCAGGTTCGGATTCGGGATCTTGATGATGGTGCGGCTCTTCAGGTTTCCCTTGTCCAGCGCCAGCTTTATGTCCGGGTTCGACAGGAAGGTTTTCTGGAACGAACCGTCCTTCCAGGCGGCTTCGAGGCCGCGCATCAGATCGTCACGCAGTTCCGGCCGAGCCTTCGAGACGTAGAAGATGGAGGCAGACGGATATTGCAGGACGAGCGAGGTTTCGACCGAAAGATCGGGCAAATCCGCAACCTGCTTGGCCTGTTCGTTCAGGGCTTCGTTGACGCCTCTGGCGAAGTAGTCGCCGCGCTTGCCGATTGTCATCCTGTAGAGATTTTTCTGCGGTCCGGTACGCACGGTCAGATCGGATTTGCGCATGACGTCCACATCGGCCCAACCGGTGCCTTGCAGCGCTATGAAATTTTTCAGACCCTGCAGGTTGCGGACTGTACTGAACTCTGCCTGTCGCCTGGAATCAATCAGAAAGAGACGATAGCCGCCCAGACCCATGTCGACAGGGAAGGGTACCGAAAGAAGCTTTGACGACACGGCTTTCGATGCGTTGACCCAGGCGATATCGATCTGGGCGCCGTTGGCAATGGCATCCACCATGCCGGCGTTCGAGCTATATCCCGTTGGCGAAGGCTTCAAGGCGTAGGATTTGCCAGATTTTTCAAGCGCTAGCTTCAAGACTTCGAAGCCCAGCGTCTTTTCCTTGTTGCCACTGGAATTGTAATAGATGGTGTCCGTCCCCGCAGCCTTCACAGGCTGTGCTACGGCCCCAAAAGCCGCAATCGTCAGGGTGGTAGCGCAGAATAGGCGGCGCGAAAGCAATGTCGAAGTCCCCCGTTGTTCCCCGGGGCGAGAGTGCGTCTACTCAATTAAAAAAGACTAAATCAACACTCGTAAAAAGATATAATAGCGCTACGAAATTGACTCTATGTCATCAATATTGGAGCCCTAAAAATAGGATAACGAAGGGATTTTCAGTCGGATGCTTCGCTCCAGAGCGTTGCGATAATGCTGGCTTCGCGGGCAGGATCCTCGGCAAAGACATGGCTTGCACGGTCCAACGTCTGTTCCCGCAGAGATTGCTGGCTGCGGATAATGGCGGCATAGAGATGCGCGAGGCTATCACTATCCGGCACCAGCGCCGGGTCTTCATTGATCACCTGCAACAACACACTGAGATCATGCTCATGACCAAGCAGCGCGACGAGCGCGCGGGCTTCGCTTTCCTTTGCCTTCATGGCGGTCGGCCAAAGATCTCTCAGGATTGCCAGATGCATCCAGTAGATCTGGCCGCATTTGCGCAGTTCGTGAAAGGCATCTTCGGCGCGCGTTTCGTGACAGGCGGTAATTGCGCGCTGAGCCTTTCGTAGCTGCTTCGCCCACACCCGCTCCAGCCGCCGGGCGGTTCTTGCCCTGCTTGCGGAAATCTCCAGCTCGTCAAGCGCTGCCACTGCATCGGTGCAGGTTGCAACCGCGTCACTCAGCTTGCGCTCCAGATCGTGCTCTTCCTCGCTTGCGATCCGATCGCGGCGATCGCGCAAGCATGATTGAACCTCTGCCAGCGATCGAAGTTCGTCCGGTTGGTCCGTCACCGACTGGAGATAATCGAGTGTCTCGACCAGTGCAGTCGCATCCCGCACCGTGGACAAGCTCTTCGCCATGTCCCGGATGCGCGCATTCTCCCGATGGCGAAAGTCTTTCGAATCCGGTTCAATCAGCCGATAGAGCGCACGCACCCGTTTGAAGCGCTTGCGTGCGGCGTGGATAGCCTCATGAACGCCGTTCTCGCGCTGTTGCAGCGTTTCGATTGCCACGTTCAACTGAGAACGTGTGACACGGCGGAATTCTTGCGGGAAGGATCTAGAGGGCCTGATGCGAAACGCCATGGATCAACTCCGATGCCAGATCATTCGTAGCCAACATCATATTCGAGTAGCGCCGGTCGCCGGTTACTTCCTCACCGAGCCAGGAGGGGCGCTCGAAATGGTCCTCTTCGCTTTCCAGTTCAACCTCCGCAACGACAAGACCGGAATAGAATCCCTCATAGACATCGATTTCGAAGGTCTTGCCTGCGATGGGGACGCGGTGGCGAACCTTCTCGATCACGATTCCAATGGCGGACGAGGTCAGCTCCTCGGCATCCTGAACAGGGATTTCATACTCGAATTCATCGCGCACCATCGCGCTTTTGCCGACCTTGATGGTCAGGCGTGCTGACGTCCCGTCGATCAACCGGACACGGACATTGCGGTCCTCGTTCACGGTGATGTAGGCCTGCATCAGTTTGGCACTCGATACCGCTCTGGTGCGCCATTCATCGGACCGAACCAGAAACTTGCGCTCGATTTCCTTGGCCATCAGCTTCCCTATCGCGTCTGTTGCGACAACCTATTGTAAACTCGGCGCGCAAACCAGAGCGAGAACGGAAAGCAGGCGGTTTTTCCGCTCGACACCTTGCCGCAGGGACACTAAGGGTTTTTCAATCGTTTCAAAATCATCCTCCGGGAGGTCCATGATGAGCAGCAAAACCGAAAGCCTTCTGTCCATTCTCAAGCTCCAGCCGGTCGTACCGGTTCTGATCGTGGAAGATGTCGCCTCGGCTGTTCCTCTTGCGCGTGCGCTGGTCGCCGGTGGCCTGCGCGCAATCGAGATCACGATGCGCACGCCTGCTGCTCTCGATGCGGTCAAGGCGGTTGCGGCGGAAGTCGAAGGCGCCAATGTCGGTGCCGGAACCATTCTGAACGGTCGTGATTTCGATGCCGCTGTGAAGGCAGGCTCGACCTTCATCGTCAGCCCTGGCGTCGCGCCGGGTGTCTTGTCTGCGGCAAAGGACAGTTCCGTGCCGCTCTTGCCGGGTGCCGCGACGGCCAGCGAAGTGATGACGCTTCGCGAGGCCGGGTATGATGTGCTGAAGTTCTTCCCGGCCGAGCAGGCTGGTGGTTCCGCTTACCTCAAGGCTTTGTCCTCGCCCTTGGCTGGAACGCTCTTCTGCCCGACGGGTGGCATCTCGCTGAAGAATGCTCGGGACTATCTGAGCCTGCCGAATGTGGTTTGCGTGGGTGGATCCTGGGTTGCTCCGAAGGAGCTGGTTTCTGCTGGCGATTGGGCCGGAATCACGAAACTGGCATCGGAAGCGGCCGCATTGAAGGGCTGAACGCCTTTGTATTTCGCGTCGGGCTTCCTATCTCCTGCCTGAAGACCAACAGGGAGAAGATGAATGTTCGACGCGAAGAAGCTTCTGGATCAGTTCCTTGGTTCGCAGATTCCCGGCCTTTCCGGCTCGGTCAAGGGGCGTGCCGATCAGGTGGGCGGCTTTGCTCGCAACAACCCGATGAAGGCTGGCGCGCTTGCCGCCGCCATATTGGGCACGAAGACGGGCCGAAAACTCGCCGGCAATGTCGCAACGCTTGGCGGTATCGCCGCAGTCGCTGGCCTTGGTTATCTCGCCTACCGCAATTACCAGTCCGGAAAGGCGCCGCAGTCCGGCCCGGTGGATCCGTCCGCGCTTCAGCCTCCAGCCGATTCTCCCTTCAATTTCGAATCGCCTTCGCTCAGCAATGATTTTGCGCTGACGCTTCTGCGCGCAATGATCGCTGCCGCTAAGGCAGATGGTCATATCGATGCCTTCGAACGGCAGAAGATCATGGAGAAAGTTCACGAGGTCGATCTTGGCGCGGAAGCCGAGGCCTTCCTGTCAAAGGAGCTTGCTGACCCGATCGACCTCGATGCGCTGGTGGCCGCTGGTCGAACCGAGGAGCAGCGCGTCGAGATCTACACCGCGTCGCGTCTGGCAATCGATCCGGATAC
The window above is part of the Rhizobium rhizoryzae genome. Proteins encoded here:
- a CDS encoding 2-dehydro-3-deoxy-phosphogluconate aldolase, which encodes MSSKTESLLSILKLQPVVPVLIVEDVASAVPLARALVAGGLRAIEITMRTPAALDAVKAVAAEVEGANVGAGTILNGRDFDAAVKAGSTFIVSPGVAPGVLSAAKDSSVPLLPGAATASEVMTLREAGYDVLKFFPAEQAGGSAYLKALSSPLAGTLFCPTGGISLKNARDYLSLPNVVCVGGSWVAPKELVSAGDWAGITKLASEAAALKG
- a CDS encoding tellurite resistance TerB family protein; the protein is MFDAKKLLDQFLGSQIPGLSGSVKGRADQVGGFARNNPMKAGALAAAILGTKTGRKLAGNVATLGGIAAVAGLGYLAYRNYQSGKAPQSGPVDPSALQPPADSPFNFESPSLSNDFALTLLRAMIAAAKADGHIDAFERQKIMEKVHEVDLGAEAEAFLSKELADPIDLDALVAAGRTEEQRVEIYTASRLAIDPDTRAERGYLDLLAGRLKLPDPLVDHIEATVSSAKVSL